Proteins from one Brevibacillus humidisoli genomic window:
- a CDS encoding DUF2071 domain-containing protein, whose protein sequence is MRKNLVTMVGTLKRCLLFMYRCPAAKIRPHVPNCFQLVTVDGQAIIGVVVSELTEMRPRMTPDWLGVSYCHIAYRVYVRFTTPQGSSIEGLYFLRSDADSRLMTLAGNVLSTFRFHLAHVNWQESANSICLSISRTQQGIADASARLDPATPAQLSEHSCFASVAEAMEVLRYEPYGMAYDPRSNTVNVVKVTRDERRWHERPLTQVSASWSYLDRLTDSTHLHELTIAVDSIPYRWERGVVFFL, encoded by the coding sequence GTGCGGAAAAATCTCGTCACGATGGTAGGCACGCTTAAACGCTGCCTGCTGTTTATGTACCGCTGTCCAGCTGCCAAGATCCGTCCTCATGTGCCGAACTGTTTTCAACTGGTTACGGTGGATGGGCAGGCGATCATCGGCGTGGTTGTCTCCGAGCTAACTGAGATGCGGCCGCGGATGACTCCTGATTGGCTCGGTGTCTCGTACTGCCATATCGCCTACCGTGTCTATGTCCGTTTTACAACGCCACAAGGCAGCTCGATCGAGGGCCTCTATTTTTTGCGAAGCGATGCCGATAGCAGACTGATGACACTCGCGGGCAACGTACTGTCAACGTTTCGCTTTCACCTCGCCCATGTGAACTGGCAGGAGTCAGCTAACAGCATCTGCCTAAGCATTTCCCGTACGCAGCAGGGTATCGCGGACGCCTCAGCCAGACTGGATCCCGCGACGCCGGCTCAGTTGAGCGAACACTCTTGTTTTGCCTCAGTTGCGGAGGCGATGGAAGTGCTTCGGTACGAACCATACGGGATGGCCTACGATCCACGCAGCAATACGGTGAACGTGGTGAAAGTTACGCGGGACGAACGTCGTTGGCACGAACGACCGCTGACCCAGGTAAGTGCGAGCTGGAGCTATCTGGACAGGCTGACGGACTCTACTCATCTCCATGAACTGACCATTGCCGTCGATTCGATCCCGTATCGTTGGGAACGGGGTGTGGTCTTTTTCCTTTGA
- a CDS encoding DoxX-like family protein, giving the protein MNRKPIFVEIPIRAPLELVWQRTQDPAEHVRWDLRFTNISYLPQQNPADPVHFHYETRLGFGIKIVGTGVTVGQKDGRTSALQFFTDDWKSLIVEGSGSWVYLPQQNGILFRTVYDYQPRYGAPGRIVDRLLFRPLMRWATAWSFDRLRLWLERGMTPEHSLRLWLIYSFAKIALGFVWLWEGLVPKLLFPSAEELALVANTGLAWWDATHFVPFLGVCEILLGLILLIGWLPRLCATASLLLLLFFTAVLPWFAPELLYHPYGALSKNLGLLVCSLIVLFVSQEVPTASRCRTKPIGSTLTNDRGGGAVGAEKSRHDGRHA; this is encoded by the coding sequence ATGAACAGAAAGCCCATCTTCGTGGAGATTCCAATCCGTGCCCCACTGGAACTGGTATGGCAGCGGACTCAGGATCCGGCAGAGCATGTGCGTTGGGATCTCCGCTTTACCAACATTTCCTATCTGCCGCAGCAGAATCCGGCAGATCCTGTTCACTTCCACTATGAGACCAGATTGGGTTTTGGAATCAAAATTGTCGGTACGGGTGTCACGGTCGGACAGAAAGACGGCCGAACCTCCGCTCTGCAATTTTTTACTGATGACTGGAAATCATTAATCGTCGAGGGAAGCGGTTCCTGGGTATACCTGCCCCAGCAGAATGGGATCCTGTTTCGGACGGTCTACGATTATCAACCGCGTTATGGAGCTCCCGGGCGCATCGTCGATCGCCTGCTGTTCCGGCCCTTGATGCGCTGGGCGACAGCGTGGAGTTTTGACCGCCTCCGCCTCTGGCTGGAGAGGGGGATGACACCAGAACATTCTCTGCGACTCTGGCTGATCTACTCCTTCGCCAAGATTGCTCTGGGGTTTGTCTGGCTGTGGGAAGGACTGGTGCCCAAGCTGCTGTTCCCTTCAGCAGAGGAATTGGCACTGGTGGCGAATACGGGACTTGCGTGGTGGGACGCAACGCATTTTGTCCCGTTTCTCGGAGTGTGCGAAATCTTGTTGGGATTGATCCTGTTGATCGGTTGGCTGCCTCGCTTATGCGCGACAGCGTCGCTTCTGCTGTTGCTTTTTTTTACCGCCGTCCTGCCTTGGTTTGCACCAGAACTGCTCTACCATCCATATGGCGCGCTTAGCAAAAACCTCGGCTTACTCGTCTGTTCTCTGATTGTGCTGTTTGTAAGTCAGGAGGTACCGACAGCGAGTCGGTGCCGAACCAAACCGATTGGCTCCACACTGACTAACGATCGCGGGGGAGGTGCTGTTGGTGCGGAAAAATCTCGTCACGATGGTAGGCACGCTTAA
- a CDS encoding DUF4166 domain-containing protein, producing the protein MKPSLFELALQHQTEHLPEGVKLHVLLPPDAPYQIVMDGNMEQIWHRPRWIKPLLWLLSKMDTFFPETGKEVPLLLENSSYCDREGVICMEWRRTFTFPGKIRRFNALMRYNPDRQIIVDYFGKGGWLEADLLVKSFGGRDAGGLEISSSGYRLRLGRFLMRVPGLLSPRALIREWTEDGMQPDEIKVDVRLHHPWIGDFFGYSGRFTVRRRVK; encoded by the coding sequence ATGAAGCCATCATTATTTGAGTTGGCATTGCAGCACCAAACTGAACATTTGCCGGAAGGCGTCAAATTACATGTTTTGCTGCCGCCCGACGCTCCGTATCAGATCGTCATGGACGGCAACATGGAGCAGATCTGGCACCGCCCCCGCTGGATCAAGCCTTTGCTCTGGCTGCTCAGTAAAATGGATACCTTTTTTCCGGAGACGGGGAAAGAGGTTCCGCTCCTTCTGGAAAACAGCTCGTACTGTGATCGAGAGGGCGTCATCTGCATGGAATGGCGGCGCACCTTTACGTTTCCCGGGAAGATACGCCGTTTCAACGCCCTGATGAGATACAATCCGGACCGTCAGATCATCGTCGACTACTTCGGCAAAGGCGGCTGGTTGGAAGCCGACCTACTGGTGAAATCGTTCGGTGGGCGGGACGCAGGGGGGCTCGAAATCTCCTCCTCCGGCTACCGCTTGCGGTTAGGGAGATTTTTGATGAGAGTGCCAGGCTTGCTTAGCCCTCGCGCCTTGATTCGGGAATGGACCGAAGATGGCATGCAGCCAGACGAAATCAAAGTGGATGTCCGGCTGCATCATCCATGGATCGGCGACTTCTTTGGGTACAGTGGCCGTTTTACGGTTAGGAGGCGAGTGAAATGA
- a CDS encoding aminotransferase class I/II-fold pyridoxal phosphate-dependent enzyme, with protein MNQMKTPLFSGLLDHVKRNPIQFHIPGHKKGTGMNPAFRQFIGENALSIDLINISPLDDLHHPKGMIKEAQELAADAFGADHTFFSVQGTSGAIMAMIMATCSPGDKIIVPRNVHKSVMSAIIFAGAIPVFIHPVMDEQYGISHGITVKAAERALTAHPDAAALLVINPTYFGIAGDLKQIVHTAHRYGVPVLVDEAHGVHIHFHDDLPLSAMQAGADMAATSMHKLGGSLTQSSILNVREGLVDVNRVKTVLSMMTTTSTSYILLSSLDMARQQLALHGREMAERSIQLAESARKRINEIPRLHCLGREILGKPATYAMDPTKLLIHVRELGITGWEVENWLREKYNIEVELSDLYNVLCFITSGDTEETVNILVEALQDLAVEFSHMPVAELVKVKLPKIPVISLSPRDAFYAETEVVPLREASGRIITEFIMVYPPGIPIFLPGEVITDENISYIEENLRVGLPVQGPEDETIQTIKVVKRQAAISD; from the coding sequence ATGAACCAAATGAAAACCCCACTGTTCAGCGGTCTCCTTGACCACGTGAAGCGCAATCCGATCCAGTTTCACATCCCAGGACATAAAAAAGGGACTGGCATGAACCCTGCTTTTCGTCAGTTTATCGGGGAGAATGCGCTTTCCATCGATCTGATCAACATATCTCCGCTTGATGACTTGCACCATCCCAAGGGGATGATAAAAGAAGCTCAAGAACTCGCCGCCGACGCGTTCGGGGCTGACCATACCTTTTTTTCCGTACAGGGGACAAGCGGTGCGATTATGGCCATGATCATGGCTACCTGTTCCCCAGGGGACAAGATTATCGTCCCTCGCAACGTGCATAAGTCGGTCATGTCGGCGATCATCTTCGCCGGAGCGATCCCGGTCTTCATCCATCCGGTCATGGATGAGCAGTACGGGATCTCTCACGGCATTACGGTGAAAGCAGCGGAGCGTGCTTTGACCGCCCATCCCGACGCAGCCGCCCTGCTGGTGATCAACCCGACCTACTTTGGGATAGCCGGCGACTTGAAGCAGATTGTACATACCGCCCACCGCTATGGAGTGCCTGTACTGGTTGACGAAGCACATGGTGTGCACATTCACTTTCATGACGATCTTCCGCTGTCCGCGATGCAGGCAGGGGCTGATATGGCCGCGACCAGCATGCACAAATTGGGAGGATCACTCACACAAAGCTCCATCCTTAACGTGCGCGAAGGACTGGTCGACGTGAACCGGGTGAAGACGGTGCTGAGCATGATGACGACGACTTCTACTTCCTACATTCTGCTCTCCTCTCTCGACATGGCACGGCAGCAGTTGGCCCTGCACGGACGGGAAATGGCCGAGCGATCGATCCAGTTGGCCGAGTCGGCACGGAAACGGATTAATGAGATCCCGCGTCTGCACTGTCTGGGCAGAGAGATTCTCGGCAAACCAGCCACGTACGCGATGGACCCGACGAAGCTCCTGATTCATGTGCGTGAACTGGGCATCACCGGCTGGGAAGTAGAAAACTGGCTGCGCGAGAAGTACAATATCGAGGTGGAGTTAAGCGACTTGTACAATGTGCTCTGCTTTATCACCTCCGGCGACACAGAAGAGACAGTGAACATTCTCGTCGAAGCCTTGCAGGACTTGGCCGTAGAATTCTCCCACATGCCGGTGGCAGAACTGGTAAAAGTGAAGCTGCCAAAAATCCCGGTCATCTCTCTCTCGCCGCGCGATGCCTTTTACGCCGAAACGGAGGTAGTCCCTCTGCGTGAAGCCTCCGGGCGGATCATTACGGAGTTTATCATGGTATACCCACCCGGCATTCCCATCTTTCTGCCTGGTGAAGTGATTACCGACGAAAACATCAGCTATATCGAAGAAAACTTGCGCGTCGGTCTGCCTGTACAAGGGCCGGAAGATGAAACGATTCAGACGATCAAGGTCGTCAAAAGACAAGCAGCCATATCCGATTAA